TCTTGGGGCACGACCAAGTTGGTGTAATTATTAGAATTAGGTGAAGTAAAACCTTTAAAGGGCTGTAAGAAAATGAACTAAAGGCAATGGGAATGGCTTCCAGTATATCCAGAGGCCTTTCTCTTCCATTGAGGTTTAAAGTTGATTATGTATACTTAAAGAAATAAACTTTGGGTTTTGATGTAATTGGAAAAGATTATAAACTTAATAAACACCTTCTGATTTCTCGCTGTATTCCCCCTCACCAGATGTAGTCTGAGGATCTTTCTCTGATCCACTGTTTTAAAATAAGTGCATTTGCTTTTTTCTGGATTTGACTTCCAGAATGAAACACACATGgttccttttcttaaaaacagatgttttccaaatacttttttttactaTAACAGCGCAATaaagaaaattctgaaaaagaCAAACCTCTCTAATTCTACATCATGAATATATTACCATATCTGAGAATGAGCTTCCATTTTTTATCtgcaaaatatgtattttaacataATTTGTCCATATATGTACATAACATTTCACAGTaactttcacttaaaaatatacattttccttGTTTCTATAGTTCTTACAATGATAATCTGTAATGTGTGTATAGCATTTCTTTGAGTAGAGATATCATAATTTACTTatcaattcttttatttttggtcACTTAGATTGTTTTTAGTTATTCTCTGCTCTCAATAGAATGTGGCAATGAGTATCTTTaccctgagagtttttatcacctgtttatttccttcgatcaaattcctagaagttgggGTATCTTTGTCTTGATATGTACCCTGCTAATCAAACCAAGCTATACTGTTCTTCAGCATGTTTCTTTGGCCAGCCTCTAGGCTCATACTTTAAATTAACTGAACCATGTCTGTCAACAGCCACTCACTCTGCTGGACTTTCTCTAGGGGTCCCTTCATCACTTCCTTGTAGACAGAAGTAACATGTGACCAGGTCAAAAGTCTCATGTTCACACTGAAGAGGTGGGGCTTGTGAGCCGCTGAGTGAACATGGATCACATCTTTGACCTCAGTGCAGCTGCTACCTTCCTGAAGGCAGTCCTTTAATATAGCACAATGACAGAAATAGAAATGGTCTCCCGGCTGACAAATGGGCTCATAATAAACACTGCCAGATTCCAAATTCCATCATATGAACTTCATACAGACCTATAAGATTAAAACACAgactaataataaattatttggcATTTTGAATAGCAAAACAAAGTGACTTCAAATGAAAATAGTTTAATTGGCTCCCAATTGGGATTTGAATTTCTAGATGCATTAAATGAGTTTTCTTTCCATAATCAACTCCATGGCAGTAATTTCTAGGATAGTTGATAAAAATTTATGGTTTGTTTTTAACAAGTGGCCTTATCAGTGAAGGTTCCAGAAGTATGAATTGATGTTTCATGGTATactttaaaataacaaattaGAATCCCTGGTTATTTTAGGATCTGATTTTGGAAGAAAGGTGTTTTGCAATGTTTCCAAGTAAGAAAAAGGAAGATTGTTTTCAGATTATTTACATTGTACCCTTTTTTCAgtccagttttgctttattgacAAGGACTGTCAGTATTATTGTATTCAAATCATTCCTATTTTATTATTGCAAGGGATTTGGCAAATCATTTATGTCTTATGTTAAAAAATTCCTTATAGAgccatatatttattttacaggTAACAAAGAAATACTACATAAGGGTGACTATGTAACTCTTAAGGAAACAGGCTTAAATATTAGCTGGGCTGAGTTTATTTGGTATGAGGAAAACCTATGTGGTTGTAGATTTGATAAAAAAAGGGTTGTGACATATTTGATAGGTTAACAAAGTAAGGTGTTGTCTCTCCCTGGCTTTAAATCCTGAGAAGTTGTGTTTGGGTATGTTAAagagagataacagaaataaagagagagagttacCAACGGAAGCATGCGGGGGTTGTGAAGGCAGATCATTAGGACTGTTGTTTGAATCAGTTTAGACCTGACAACGTAGACGTGCTTTAGGTATgcgaaattataattttatattacttCTGATTGAAGGCTATACACTTTGGATTCTAAATAGATTATTTTACACATTTGAAGGATCTGGAAAATAAAAGTGCTTTTTTCTTGTGAACAAGTTTCCTTATGATTGGTTGAGAGAAAAATTCTTAGCCTACAATTGAGAAAAAGGAAGACGCCcacatttcttgttttttgatttACCTCAGAAAACCCACCCAATTTTACAGTGATTCAATCTGTTTGGCATAGCTTTAGGGATAATCCTTGGCTTGCCCCGTGACCCTGACGACTAAGCAGAGAGCACGGGGCGTACCAGGGAGCACCAGCACCACCCAGTGGCCTTGACTAATTCAACAGCTCCTCGGAAATAAACAGGATCCGGACGTACCCAGCCTCCCTTGTCAATGGTGAACACGAGGATTTAACTTGCGCACAATGGAATCTGTTGTAGGTGGTTCTGACTGTACGCTGCTAAATCACACTATTTATAGGACAAGAAAATGGAGTTTGGCGTATATTAAAGATTCTTGGCTTTTTTTGGAGGATCTTTAGCAAATACGTGTATTTATTTAGTAGTAGAGCTAACATCCTGTTTGAAGTTTGGTAGGAATTTACGAAAGCTAAAGAACCACTATCACAAAGTGAGTGATACAAATTATCCTCTCCATGAAGAGTGTAAAAAGTCTAAGGAGTCCAAGGAGAACTGAGTTTCTGTATATGCTAAACTACTTCCTAGATAATAGATTCTCTCCTCGCAGTAGGGAATGGTATTTCTCCAGGTGTACAGCTAACAAAATTCTGGTAAACTTTTCATTCCTTGTAGCTGCTTACTATACACATTCTAGTATAAAATAATACTCATTAAtgggaatatttgaaaaatacagaaaagcagaaTTTAACAGCAAGAGGAAAATGTGGTTTATCGTCCCTCTACTAAGAACAATTGCTGCAACTGTGCTGTCATTTGGTACACATCGACCCTGAGCGCAAACTCTGGAGCTGGGCTACTCAGTAGCCGGGATTGGCAAACTACTCATCTGCCGTGTGCCTCTTTCCTCACCTCTAATAGTTCTGCTGCGTATGGTTGTTAATAGTAAACAAATTAACATATGTAAAGTTTTCACAATAGTGCCTGTATATTGTGAACACCTTTAGCTATTGCTTTTTACTCCCGTGTTTCCTCCAACTCCTCCTTACTGTTAGGATACTATGCACCAGGTGTCCTGCTAGAAACTattcttgtgttttcttctggcttttttttttttttggagtttcTTTGTTCTCTCTTAATAGTTAAAACtgtatttcaaatataatttgtatctttaaaaatggtatTGTAATATTTATTAGTATAATTTTTAGTGATTGGTAAATATTATTGTCTTAATGTTATTATTCAGCCCAGCATAAGATGATGACACAATTTGGATATGTGGATTTTAGTAACAtgtaaaatgaagaggaaaaaaagacaaacataaaGGTTTGTTTTCCCTTCTTAAAAGAATAGAACATGATGTATTTTGGAATCCtaaatttctggttttatactcATTGGGCTAggttcatttccttattttttctctcATTAAGCACCACCTACATAATCTATGTACAGCATATGATGTTAAACGCTGGGGATGTAACAATGAACAAGGTACTTTTCTGAATAAATCTGAGGATTGAGATACTCAAAGTGACACAGAGGGAACACTGGGAAGAGCAACTAACTCTGCCTGAGAAAAAAAGCTGAAATTTGAACTGGTATTGAAGGATAAATAGGAATTTGCTGGGAAGGATGTGGAATAAATTATTCTAGGCAGAAGAATCAGCAATGAATAAAATTAGAAGTTGGGAACTATCCATAAAGCACTGTAGGATTGCCCATAAAGAAGTGTAGTGTGCATGGTGGAGCAGGAGGCAGGATGGGAAATCAGACTGACAATGCTGCTTAGGCATAGAAATGAAATCCAAATGTATAATTTACCCAGTAGAAAAAGGGGAATACATACAGGTTTTAAATTGTGGAAGTAACCTGTTTAGGTAGATAATGGTGACATGGAGCATGGACAGGAAGAGTGCAGCTAGTTTAGATATACTAACATTAGTCATGAGGCAGGTGTAAAAGTTAATGAAAATCTGATGATTAGAATGAAAGGAGGCCACATTTAATGTATGTTCTGAAGTAAGATACAAAAACACTCAATAGGAAGTAGGGTATGTTAGTACAGGAAAAGCAGATTTAAAGGTTTCTAGCttttacaaacttccagttatgaagTCAGTCATGAGGATGTAATattcagcatggtgactatagttaataatactgttgtATATGTGAAAGTTACTGAGAGATCTTAGCTCTCAtaacaagaaaataatttttaactgtgTTAACTAAACTGTGATCCTTTTCTAATACatgcaaatatcaaatcattatgttgtatatctgaaactagTATGTTATGTATCAATTACACCTCAGTTTAAAAAAAGGTTTCTAGCTTTGAGTGCAGAGATGATATTAACAGGTTGCAAATATGAAAGGCAAAGCAGTTTGggatgggaaggagagagaaggaatatGAGGTCAGCTGTAGACATGGTGTGCATCTGTATGTCTACGCCACTAAGACAGGCATGGGCAACTGCATGGAAATCCAGATTCAGAGCTTGGGACAGGGATGGGAGCTGGAATATTAGCTTTAGGATAGTCAGTATAGCTTTAGGATAGTCAGTATAACTGAAACCATAGGAGTATGTGAGATTATCTGGTtagagtataaaaaaaaaaaaaaagaggaccaaGAATGAAACTCCATGGAATCCTCACATTTAAGAGGCAAGCCAAGGAGGGAGAGTTAGCAAAGTGAAAGAAAAGTGAGGGAACAGTAATAAGTAGgatgagaagaaaaagagatgCTGCAGAAGATAAGCAGAGGGACTGTAAAAGTTGGGGATAGTTCATCATGTCCAATGATGGAGGACCCAAGTGAGAGGACAGAAAAGTCAGTGGGGGGCAACCCTGTGACTTTACCCATCAGTGACCTTAGCAAAAGGCAGTGTGAAGCTGAGGAGTGAATGGGGAGAGGGCAACATGAGACAGTGACAGACTCCTCTTCCAGTGTCTGCTAGGTAAAGGCAGTAAGTGGGAGCAGAAGCAAGAAAAGCAAACTATGGTGGTGAAGCATCTTCAAGATGGAGATTTGAGAATTTCTGTAGAGCAGGCAGTCTGATTGGTAGTTTATTAACATAGCATATGACATTTACTTCATCAACTGGTCTGAAATTAAgcataagatttaaaaaataaggactcTATTCCTATATGTATTTATACAcctttctctaatttatttctcTGTAATCTTAGACTGGAATACAAAGCTTTAATTTTAGGTTGTAGATGGCCGAGAATCACAAcatgtccttggttcaaggtttttattttggtttacCACAAAAGCAGTAAATACACAGTGCCAAGGATATGAGGTAAGGATGCAGGAAGGTGAATTCAGCTGCTTGCTTGTTTTTACGGTACAAAAATTTTGTTGGCCTCAGCAGATCTATCAACAAGTATGTCAGAAAAGCATGGTATTGTGGGATTCTCCCTTCCCTTAAAAAACGAAACAAAAAACACCCCTCAAACTCCAGGTATGTCAGCATCCAGAAATAACTTAAGGTGAAAACTGCTTTTAAGGAAGCCATATCACCCAGGCCTAAGGTCTAAGTGCTGGGCCTTAAAACTACACCTATGCTGGGACACTCTTGCCTTACCTGTATGTCCATCTAGGGTCTTTTCATGGCAAGACCTCAAAGGCCCATAGCATATGAGGCAAAAGATACAAGGAGAGTGAGATTTCTTTCCCTCACTTTTGCTGGTTTTGGTAGAAAGGTTCATGATCATGGAACATAGGTATACTGAGCACGCCATTAACATTCCTCTGCAGTCCAGGAACTTTTGTCTGtccttttaaaaaagcaaagcaaatttaAGACATGTTTTCAAGCAAATGGTCTCATCAACTCAGCTAATTCTCTTGATCTTTCTTTGAACATCTGCACAGAAACACCGTGTTTCCAATGGTGACAAGGGGTGTTTCTTCAGGAAATCCTATCAGGGAGAGCCCAGAAAAATCCCAAGATTTACTGCACTCTTGAAATTGCCACTTAGTGACCTTCTTGAGATGCACCATTAGAGATGGGTAGTTGATATTTAATATGCAGGGCAGGACAACATTAAGACTTTAGAGACTGCTTATGACAACCCATAGACTTGAGATTTTTGCTGCATCCATAAATATGGAAGAAACATATAAAACAAATCAGTAAACTTCCAAAATTGTTTATTGTTTACATCTAAAGAGATACAAGCATTTTAAACAAGCTGTCAAATGTCACTTGATATCTTGAACATTTtagtaagtcttgaaataatCTATTTGAATGCTTGAGATGTCAAATTGGTTGTTTCAGTTTCTTTGAGGTTTTAAGATCACAGTAGTTCATTTTCTTAACCTCTTGAAAGACCTATTTATCAGATTCTCTCATATCtcagtacatatgtctttttagaGTAGATGGTAGATATAAATACTGGTGAAAAAGCAATTAAGGCTATCAATGAGGGACACTTATTTAGGCTCCTCTGAAATCAGACACctcacattaatttttttcaggcAAAAAAGTGATGAAAAGTCCTTCCTGATCTTATATGCTTAGGTCCTGGAGCAAAAGTTTGAATCTAATTTTATTTATGCTAGACTAAGAATATTACTACAGGTAATACAGAAATCAGTGGTTTCAGTATTTTATTCCTATGTGAATATGAAGCAAAGCTGCAGTTTAGAAATAATCTGGCACATTGTTACGcaacactgactccaaatacttGTTAAGAACTAAGTAGGTACTTGAGCACgaaatgtattttctgtatttttcatagaattttatgtccttactttttaattaacataaaactaatatgaattttagtattttGTTTCTAACCATCAGTATCgacatttcttcagttttacaCCTACACATCTCTATATATTTATGTGCATCTATCTATTTACAATGTCAGCCATTAGGTCATGCGTGGTAATTCTGGTCTGATTCCTAACCATCTGGTGCTGGCAGCAGGAAGGAGAGGTAGATCCTTACAAAATATGTTTGATTCCTGTTAACTTTGGCTAATTAGTCTGAAAATGCTTGGTTTGGATcagaaatttgaaaatgaaaataacaactaGAACTTGAGCTTTCTTTACATAAAAATTAccagtgacaaagaaaaaaaaaggcttgtaTTATATTTAATAGTGTTAGTTTTGAAGACATTTCAAACTTCCATGAAGGATAACCTAGAAATAGTGTTCAATGTAGAAACCAGTACAAACTTTGGTTAGTTTAAGAACAAAGTGCTTTAAGAAATGTTCTGTTATTTTCATTAGAAAAGTGAGGATAATTTTTATAGTTGTTTGAGGTGCTGTAGTACATCTACTGATACTCCCAGCTGTTTTACTAAATTGGCTGTCTGTTCTAAAACCCAAGTGAGGCTTGGATTTTCGGAATGTGCATGCTCCTGTGTTCCACAACATTCTAAAAATGAACAATCTACCCCACTAAGACTTTTGCTACAGTTTTTGTTAAACTCAGCATTATTTTTACAGAGTCTTTCGTCTTTAGCTTCATCAATCTTTTTCTCAGCTGGAGCTACATGACAAAGGTTCATATCCTGAACAGAGTCCAATAAATCTACAACATGGGGTTCTGAAGTGATTGATTTCAGATGTTTGAGCACATACTCTTCACATTGGCCAACTGCATCCagaagattatttattttactgaTCAAAGCTGAAGTACTGTCATGAAGATGACACCAGGAGAGCAAAGCACtgaacaaaaaatataaacaagagttaaatagg
This is a stretch of genomic DNA from Manis pentadactyla isolate mManPen7 chromosome 7, mManPen7.hap1, whole genome shotgun sequence. It encodes these proteins:
- the YAE1 gene encoding protein YAE1 homolog isoform X1 translates to MSWIQGLPWVRGPGVEGDVFDEEADEALLVQREWRSHMQRRVKEGYRDGVDAGKAVTLQQGFNQGYKEGADVIINYGQLRGTLSALLSWCHLHDSTSALISKINNLLDAVGQCEEYVLKHLKSITSEPHVVDLLDSVQDMNLCHVAPAEKKIDEAKDERLCKNNAEFNKNCSKSLSGVDCSFLECCGTQEHAHSENPSLTWVLEQTANLVKQLGVSVDVLQHLKQL
- the YAE1 gene encoding protein YAE1 homolog isoform X2; translated protein: MAESHAETSQSKTTWREGYRDGVDAGKAVTLQQGFNQGYKEGADVIINYGQLRGTLSALLSWCHLHDSTSALISKINNLLDAVGQCEEYVLKHLKSITSEPHVVDLLDSVQDMNLCHVAPAEKKIDEAKDERLCKNNAEFNKNCSKSLSGVDCSFLECCGTQEHAHSENPSLTWVLEQTANLVKQLGVSVDVLQHLKQL